The Bicyclus anynana chromosome 4, ilBicAnyn1.1, whole genome shotgun sequence genome window below encodes:
- the LOC112043266 gene encoding E3 ubiquitin-protein ligase RNF168 has product MPKMAAKSKKRLSKIENKLLKLEKLELSDIICSICQSILVEPVTLPCHHDFCQCCFNESIENNALCCPLCRLRISSWLRTATKQKSVVNYQLWNFIKTKFHEEIDKKIKGEDINLPSDTPLPRLSAPGEIRSEYETELKRLRTERLRLEEKQYKETEILIKRLQQEEQETHKKYLESLKQDEFLAQKLQEESAKSNLEESKRKTAKTSFTKARLKPTTIDSYLTKSITQPTSVNNSPLLTDDNSSIDTSTPPSTKAINKVSPEILPNYGRLLKNFLDKKLKTGTIWNKENGDKLKEKEEEQQINEKTASSKEKTNVKTKNGIQSVRVSLPLPHTGILQHKPSLPDNRNLETGSVDSMCQELCYFKPIEGTTPTSFNTSKTLPLRVPGLRVDKEIISPQNKITPTRDQYIEGLSQLRNLSLAQKLPSAFVVALSILKSKKEVPKKLTRSKVKKANNICVPKRVVLNKNKQAELVDGITKSNAEVSLRRTRSMGSISKGENEITPKKKVKERKSYSDRKPYLRSDSKRMHLKMSSCSPPSLEANSKVSLAVKNLSSPLENCDVNNILREQLRIEKIIEQEKNDFELARRMEAEWNGRTLRRAPAKRQVTLNYDLRPAKKLKV; this is encoded by the exons ATGCCAAAAATGGCGGCCAAGTCAAAGAAGCGGCTgtctaaaattgaaaataagctattaaaattagaaaaattggAACTCAGTGATATTATATGTTCAATATGTCAGTCAATTTTAGTAGAACCTGTAACCCTGCCGTGCCATCATGATTTTTGTCAATGTTGCTTTAATGAAAGTATCGAAAATAATGCTTTGTGTTGTCCTCTATGCCGATTGCGAATAAGCTCTTGGCTACGAACAGCGACAAAACAAAAGAGTGTAGTTAATTATCAACTTTGGAATTTCATTAAAACCAAATTCCATGAGGAAATCGACAAGAAAATTAAAGGAGAAGATATAAACCTGCCTTCAG ATACTCCATTGCCTAGGCTAAGTGCACCAGGAGAGATAAGATCTGAATATGAAACAGAACTCAAAAGACTCAGAACAGAACGCTTGAGGCTtgaagaaaaacaatataaggAGACTGAAATTCTTATAAA gaGGCTCCAACAAGAGGAACAAGaaactcataaaaaatatttggaaaGTCTGAAACAGGATGAGTTCTTAGCGCAGAAGTTGCAAGAAGAAAGTGCTAAAAGTAATTTAGAAGAGTCTAAAAGAAAAACAGCCAAAACTTCCTTTACCAAGGCCAGGTTAAAGCCTACAACAATAGATAGTTATTTAACAAAAAGTATAACACAGCCAACAAGTGTTAATAA CAGTCCATTGTTAACGGATGATAATAGCAGTATTGATACCTCAACTCCACCATCCACCAAAGCCATTAACAAAGTCTCTCCAGAAATATTACCAAACTATGGAAGACTTTTGAAGAACTTTTtagataaaaaactaaaaactggAACTATTTGGAATAAGGAAAACGGTGATAAACTGAAGGAAAAG GAGGAAGAACAACAAATAAACGAAAAGACAGCCAgtagtaaagaaaaaacaaatgtcaaaaCAAAAAACGGTATACAATCAGTTCGCGTCTCCTTACCACTGCCACATACAGGAATATTGCAACACAAACCAAGTTTGCCAGACAACAGGAATCTTGAAACTGGTAGCGTTGATTCAATGTGCCAAGAATTATGCTATTTTAAACCTATTGAAGGAACTACACCAACAAG tttCAACACAAGCAAGACTCTACCATTGAGAGTGCCTGGATTGAGGGtagataaagaaattattagtcCTCAGAATAAAATTACACCAACTCGTGATCAATACATAGAGGGTCTGAGTCAACTGCGAAATTTGTCTCTGGCTCAAAAACTACCTTCAGCATTTGTCGTAGCACTCAGTATATTGAAATCTAAAAAG GAGGTTCCCAAAAAGTTGACCAGGTCAAAGGTGAAGAAAGCAAATAACATATGTGTGCCTAAACGAGTtgtattaaacaaaaacaaacaagcgGAACTGGTTGATGGAATCACTAAATCAAACGCCGAAGTATCATTGCGACGCACCAGGTCTATGGGAAGCATTTCGAAGGGTGAAAACGAAATCACTCCAAAGAAAAAAGTGAAGGAAAGAAAATCATATTCTGACAGAAAGCCATATTTGAGAAGTGACTCTAAAAGAATGCACCTCAAAATGTCGTCATGCAGTCCACCATCATTGGAGGCTAATAGTAAGGTTAGTTTAGCTGTTAAAAATTTATCTAGTCCATTGGAAAATTGTGATGTAAACAACATTTTGCGGGAGCAGCTACGGATCGAGAAAATAATTGAACAGGAGAAGAATGATTTTGAGTTAGCACGAAGGATGGAGGCCGAGTGGAACGGACGCACGCTGCGCCGCGCGCCCGCCAAGCGGCAGGTCACCCTCAACTACGATCTGAGACCTGCTAAGAAACTTAAAGTTTAG